One window from the genome of Veillonellaceae bacterium encodes:
- the sbcD gene encoding exonuclease subunit SbcD: MRFLHTSDWHLGRIFHGVHLTSDQAHVLDQFYYLVRDAKPDAVVIAGDIYDRAVPPTEAVNLLDDTLSRLLLDLKVPVIAIAGNHDSPERLGFGNRLLSRQG; this comes from the coding sequence ATGCGGTTTCTTCATACCTCAGACTGGCACTTGGGTCGAATCTTTCATGGCGTTCATTTAACGTCAGACCAGGCCCATGTCCTAGATCAATTCTATTATTTAGTACGCGATGCCAAACCCGACGCTGTGGTTATTGCCGGCGATATTTATGATCGCGCCGTACCGCCGACAGAAGCCGTCAATCTCCTGGATGACACACTATCGCGACTGCTTTTGGACTTGAAAGTCCCGGTTATAGCTATTGCCGGAAATCACGATAGCCCCGAGCGATTAGGGTTTGGCAACCGGCTGCTTTCCCGTCAGGG